In Pseudohongiella acticola, the sequence GTGCCAGCGGTGGCGTGGGTATGGCCGCCGTTGAGTTGGGCAAGCTGATGGGCGCTCGCGTCATTGCAGCAGCCAGCAGCGATGAAAAACTGGCTTTCGTGAACCAGGCCGGCCCGGATGAACTGCTCAATTACAGTGACGGCGAGCTGAAAGAGAAAGTCAAAGCCCTGACTGACGGCAAAGGCGCTGATGTCATCTATGACCCGGTCGGCGGCGACCTGTTTGATCAGGCCACGCGCAGCATCAACTGGAATGGACGCTTGTTGGTGGTGGGCTTCACCAGCGGCCGCATACCGTCGTACCCGGCCAACCTGGCACTGCTGAAAGGCAGCTCGATGATGGGCGTCTTCCTGGGTCGCTTCCGCAAGGAAGAGCCGGAGGCCTATGAGCAGAACTTCCAGGAGCTGTTCGATATGTATACGGCGGGCAAGATCAAGCCCATTGTCACCAAATCTTTTGCCTTTGACGACTATGTGGCTGCCTTCAATGTGTTCCGCGATCGCAAGGTCATGGGCAAAGTCACCTTCGAAATCCGCACTGAGTAACAAGACGTGCAACATTTCTTTAGAAATGTACTCGAGATCGGAATCGGGCCGCCCACCACCCGGAGGGCGACCCGAGCAAAGTGAAAACCGCTTTTCCGGCCCCTCCGCAACCGAACGGTTGCACACCAAACCAGCAATGATGAGGCCTGCCGACCGATTGGCAGGACCGCCGCTCTTGATTCCCCTCCCCGCCTCCGTATAATGCTGCTCTTCCGTTTTCAGCATACCGGCGACAAAAACACTATGCTTACAGCAAAACAAATAGAACAGGATCTGGCAAAACTTAAAGAAATCGTCATCAAGATGCGCGATCCCGCCGGCCCGCTAGGCGTCAAAACCGTCACCATTGACGGCATAGAGCAGACCGTTTTTGCCAACATCCCGCAGAATCTCCGCGACATTTACCGCCTTGGCCTCAACGCTGCCGACAAAGACTTTCTGGTATACGAAAACGAACGTTATACCTTCGCCGAAACCCTGACCATCGCCGAAAACATCGCCCAGGCGCTGATCAGCCAATACAGTATTCAGAAAGGTGACCGTGTCGCCGTTTGCTCACGCAATTACCCCGAGTGGTGCATGGCGTTTATGGCCGTCACCATGATCGGTGGCATTGTGGTGCCCATGAACTCATGGTGGCAAAGCAGCGAGCTGGTTTATGGTCTGAAGGACAGTGGCGCCAAAGTGCTGTTTGCTGACCAGGAGCGCATCAACCAGCTGCAGTCCGGACCCGCCGACACCAATGTACAGATTATTGCCATCAAGCCCGACTCCGACACTACGGCGTACCCGGAGTTTTATGCGCTGGCAGAAAGCGCTGCTAAAGCGCCGAAGCAGGACCTGGATGCCATCACGCTGGCACCAGAAGACGAAGCGTCCATCATGTACACCTCCGGCTCCACCGGAACGCCTAAAGGTGTCCTGTCCACACATCGCAATGTCGTCAATGCTCTGTACAGCTGGATTTTTGGCAAAGAAGCGACAGAAGTCCTGCGGCCCGAACTGGTGGAAACAGACCCCGAGTTTGACCCAGGCATTCTGTCCAATGTGCCACTTTTCCACGTCACCGGCTGTCATGCACAGTTCCTGGTCAGCTTTGTCTACCTGCGCAAGTTTGTCATGATGTACAAATGGAATGCCGAAAAAGCATTGGAACTGATTGAATCAGAAAGGCTTTCAGTACTGCATGGGGTCCCCACCATGACCTGGGAAGTGATGCACTCGCCTTTGTTTGAGAGTACCGATCTGCGCAGCCTGCGTACCGTGCAGAGTGGCGGCGCATCACGACCGCCAGGTCACCTCAGCATGATGCAGAAAAAATTCGATGCAGTGGTTCAGCCCGGACTTGGCTACGGGCTGACCGAGACCAATGCCATTGGCGCCACCATCACCGGCGCCTTCTATCTGGCAAAACCGGAGAGTACCGGCCGCCCAACGCAACCGGTCACCCAGATCCGCATTGAAGATACTGACGGTAATGTTCTGCCCGACGGCGAAACCGGTGAAATCTGCATAAAAGGCGCTACCATTATGAAAGGGTACTGGCAGCGACCGGAAGAAACCGCTGAGGCCATCAAAGATGGCTGGTTCCACACCGGCGATATTGGTCTGCTGGATGAGCATGGGTTTCTGGTAATCAAGGACCGGGCCAAAGACATTGTCATTCGCGGTGGCGAAAATGTTGCCTGTGCCGAAGTGGAATATGCCCTGTCCGAGCACCCTGATGTATTCGAGGCAGCAGTGTATGGCCTGCCTGACGAACGCCTGGGTGAAATTGTTGGTGCAACTGTGATGATCAAACCCGGTGCGACTCTGAGCCAGGCCGACCTGCAGGAATTCCTGCGCGGGCACATTGCCCATTACAAGGTACCCAGCCACATATGGCTGGAAACAGAGCAGCTGGAGCGAATAGCATCCGGTAAGATCGCCAAGAAAATCCTCCGAGAACAGGCCATACAACGCCTGCACGGGGCCTGAGGCGTTAAACTCGCAACAGCCCCGCCCAACGCAGGCTCAGGCCATTCTGAACCTGCGTGTGACCCCCGCCACATTGCTTTAAAAAAACTTTTCAAAGCTATTGCATTCTCAGATTTTATAACCATAATCCGCAACGTGAAGGCCGGTCCGGCCAAATCGCTCCACAAGGGCAATTTGGCAGGCGTAAAACCTGCTTCATGCAATCTGTTATCGTGCCGATAACCTGATTGCTGGATGGTGATCGGCGCTGTAATCCAGCCCGGACACGTGCTCATAAAGATTCCGCAACCGGAGTTTACGAGAGAGGTTTCACATGAAAAGCCATTCGTGGGACGAATTAAACGACAGTGCAAAAGACTTTTTTGATTCCGGCGCATTCCTGCCGGACGCCGAGTTTGATGAAGAACCCCAGGACAAGCATGGCCAACGCCGACGCTTGACCGAACTGCGACGTCGAACCGAAGAGCGTCTGGACTGGAAGCGCATGTACGGTGATATGCAGTTTGATGAAATGGACGACCAAAATTTCTCAGGCGACAGTTTCAGCGACGAATACACTGACGATGCCGATGATCTGAATGACGATTAAAAGCTGATCGCAGTGATCGGAGGACGTCACCTGACGTCCTCCGATCACGACGCATAAACAATCTGGGAAAGTATGACTTATTGCGTAGCTATTGCGGTAGATGCAGGCCTGGTGTTCTGCTCTGATTCACGCACAAACGCCGGCATTGACCGGGTCAGTACGTACAGCAAAATGTTTCGTTTTGGTGTCGATGGCCAGCGGCAATTCGTGATTTTGTCTTCCGGCAACCTCGGCACCACGCAAGCCACAATCAGCCGTGTCAAGCGCGACATCAAAGAGCGCGCTATGCAGAGCCTGCTCACTGTGGAAAGCATCAGTGAAGCGGCTGACTATCTGGGCGGTATCAGCCGCACCGTACAGGAAAAACACGACGCCCATGGCACCGGCTTTGAGGCAAGTTTTGTCATTGGCGGTCAAATTGCCGGCAAAAAACACCGTATTATGATGGTTTATCCCGAAGGCAACCACATCACCAGCTCGCACGATACGCCCTATCTGCAGATCGGCGAGAGCAAATACGGCAAACCCATCCTCGATCGCATCCTCACCCGCGACCTGAACCTGGACACCTGCGCCCTGTGCGCCCTGGTTTCCATGGATTCAACCATGCGCAGTAATCTGAGCGTGGGCCCGCCCATCGAGATGCTGGTGTATCGCACCGATACCCTGACCCTGGATACACCGCTGCGTTTTGATGAGGACAGTGAGTTCCTGCGCGAAGTCAAACGCAGCTGGGATCAGCGTCTGAAAGACGCCTTCCGGCAGATGCCGCCGTTCGCCTGGGCGGCCGCCTGGGACAAGAATCCCGGCCGCGCTGTCAACTATAACGACGACCAGGATTAAATAGCCACACCCCCAGCCCGGATCGGACCCAGTGCACGAGACGTTAAACACTAGCCGGTCGGGGCTGGGTGGCAACTGAAGGGGCTTATGCGGCAGGGACGCCGCATAAGAGCCCCCATGGACGGGTTCACGGCGTCCCCTGAGGGTGCCACCCAGTCACGACAGGCACTCTCGAACGAGGACAGCAGTCACGACTCCCGTATCACCGGGCGATGCACATGCCGATCCGCTTAGCGTGCCTCTTTCAAGCGTGCGATGCGCTCGGTGAGTGGCGGATGTGTCATGAACAGCTTGGAGAACGTATCCCGCGCCTTGTTGTTGATACCGAACGCAACCAGCTCATCAGGCAGGTGATTCGGCTGTCCGGCTTTCAGACGCTCCAGCGCGGCAATCATGTTCTGCCGGCCCGCCAGTGCCGCACCGCCGGCATCAGCCCGGTATTCACGTTGACGGCTAAACCACATGACAATGGTTGACGCCAATATTCCCAGAACCAGTTGAGCAACGATTGACGTTATCCAGAACGCAGGCCCATGACCCTGCTCGGTTTTAAATACCACCCGGTCAACAACATGCCCAATCACCCGCGACAGGAAGATGACAAAGGTATTGACCACGCCCTGAATCAGCGCCAGCGTCACCATGTCACCGTTGGCAACATGACTGATCTCGTGCGCCAACACGGCCTCAGCCTCCTGTTTGGTCATCTTGGCCAGCAGGCCGGAACTGACCGCGACCATGGAGCTGTTTTTGCTGGCGCCGGTGGCGAATGCGTTCACATCCGGGGACGGGAAAATGGCGACTTCCGGCATGCCTATACCGGCTCGTTTGGCCTGATCCGCCACTGTGCTTAACAACCACTGCTCTGTGGCATTGCCAGGCTGGGTAATGACCTGGGCATTGGTAGAGCGCTTGGCAATCCATTTGGACATGGCCAGTGAGATAAAGGAACCGCCAAAACCGATCACCGCGGAAAATATAAGCAACGCATTCAGGTCCAGACCACTGCCGCTTTCGTCCAGAATACGCTCAACTCCCAATAAACGCAGAACCAGACTCAGCACCAATACGATGGCCAGGTTGGTCATCAAAAACAGCGCGATTCGCTTCATTTACAATTCCTCAGACTACTGCCGTATCAATTACTTTATCGTAAAGGGGGGCTACCTTTGGCATATCCTTAAACAGGGAGTGGAAGTGCTTTTGCACCCGCGCCATGTTTATCACGGAGATACCACTGGCAAACCCGAACCAAACATAAAGACCGTTCAAATCACGAAACATCGCAGGGATATAATGGGGCCCACTGATGGTTCCTTCAAGGTAATGCTGGTACAAGGTTGGAATATCGTCCAGTGTCACTTTGCCGACAAACAGCATGGGCAGGATCTCCGGCACACCTGACTGAATGGCGCTTCGGATAAAGTTTACATTTTCCACGAAACCACGCAGATAAGACAGATCTTTGGTAAATACCGAACCGCCACGCACAGTCCCCCCCCGGAATACCCGTTGGGTAATCTTGTATGCGTCTTTCGCGGCCATGCCACGCTCAGTAAAGAAGCGATAGACCTCAACAAAATCAGCGCCCTGCTCGGCCATGTCAACGGCCACGACGCGGTCGCTGACTTTCAGCGCCCGACGCGGGTAGGAACTGAATGTCAGTGTTTCCATCAACACTGCCAGCCCCTCCTGACATGCCGTCACTCGTGGCGACCCAACACTGAGCCAACTGGCCCAGGGCTGCTTGCGTCCGTTCAGCGTGGTGCCAACATGCACCCAGCCTTCATGTACTTCCAGAACCTGCAGATCGAACTCGGTGAACTCTGAATCCTGATTTATCTTGATGTAATCACCACCGGCAGCGGCGTCGGAAACAATACCGTCACTCAGAATAACCCGGATATCACCGGGCTGAAAATAATTACCCAGGCGCTGTTGCAGTATTTCCACCGCCGCCGGCGCTGAAATATGATTACTGTAAGGTCGGGATAAATGTTCAGCAGCGGGCAGGGAAAAAATTTCACAAAGCTTCTCACCCAACTGCCGCAATGACTTGCGGTCGCCACGCAGGTGATCCCGTGCCGAGCCATACAGAGCACGGCTGTGGCGACCAAAATCGACCGTGCCACGTGTCCGCAACAATTCGATAACCAACAGATACTGGTCGATGGTGTCCGTCAGGATACCACCCAGACCATCCTTGCGGCCCAGCGTGCGCTGCACCTCCCGACGCAACATCAAAAAACGGTCACGCAGCACCATCGGGTCAAAATCCAGCTTGATACGATGGTAGTATGCCTGATCCACGTCTGGCAATTTACTGCCATTGCTGGCAAGAAACTGTGCCTGCGCGGTCGCAGGCCACTTTATGGCATCCAGAATTCGTATGGGCCGCTGCAGTTCGATCAGTTGGTCAGAGAGGGTTTTGACGCGCTGCTGATAGTCAGCCAGGCTCACTCTGCGCTGCCCCCATCACGATTGACCACTATCGATTTAATATTGACGAATTCGTGGATACCAAAACGGCCTAGCTCACGGCCATAACCGGAATTTTTGACGCCACCGAAGGGCATGCGGGGGTCGGATTTTACAAAATCGTTGACGGCGCACGCGCCAGCCTGAAGTTGCTCGGTCGCTATCTTTTTAGCTCGCTCATGATCACGGGAGAACACCGCTGCCCCCAGGCCGAACACACTTTTATTGGCCAGGCTGACAGCCTCGTCGTCGCTGCGGGCGCGAATCAGCGCGGCAACCGGGCCAAATAATTCTTCGTCAAAGGCAGGCATGCCGGGACGCACCTCCCCCAACACGGTGGGCGAGTAAAACGTTTTATTCTGTTCTCCCCCACACATCAACACGGCACCCAGGCGCACGCTCTCAGACACCTGCGCGGCCAGATCTTTGCACAGATCTTCACGTGCCTGCGGTCCCACATCGGTGTCTTCAGCCAGGGGATCACCCATTTGTTTCTTTATCATGGCGGCTGTCATTTTCTCGGCAAATTCCCCATAACGCGCTGTGTGCACGATGAATCGTTTGGCGGCGATGCAGCTTTGACCGTTGTTCAACAGGCGGCTGGTGACACATTTTTCCACCGCCAGCTCTATATCGGCATCTTCCAGCACCACATAGGCATCACTACCGCCCAGTTCGAGCACGGTCTTCTTCAGGGCCTTGCCAGCCCCGGCAGCAATTTTTCGGCCTGCATCGGTACTGCCGGTAAACGTAACCGCCTTGACTACGGGATGCTCGATCAGCGCTGCAGCCTTGTCACTGGGCACCAGTAGGGTCCGCATCAGATTCTCAGGAAGTCCCGCGTCAATCAACAACTGTTCAATGGCAAGAGCACAGCCAGGCACATTGGACGCGTGTTTCAGCACCGCTGCGTTACCGGCCATCAGCGCCGGCGCCAGGAACCTGAACACCTGCCAGTAGGGAAAATTCCACGGCATGATAGCCAGCACCACTCCCAACGGCTGATACGACACAAAGCGCTGAAGATCATCATCGTTATCGTCATCCTCCGGCAGGTGTTCGTCAACCAGCATGGCCGGGCCCTGCTCTGCATAGTAGTCGCATGCCCATGCGCACTTCTCGACCTCGGCCTTTGCGCTGGCCAGGGTTTTACCCATTTCCTCAGTCGCCAGTGTGGCGAGCTGGGTTTGCTGTTTGCGTAATTGCGCCGCCAGGTCATTAAGCGCCTGCGACCGAGACTGAAGGCTGGTCTGTTGCCAGCTTTGCTGAGTGTCTTCAATACTTTCCAGCACCGAGTCCAGGTGGGTCATGTCGAATGTGTCGTAGGTCGACAGCGTCTTGCCTGTATACGGATTAATGCTACTGATTTTGCTCATGTTCACCTCGTGATCAAATTGCTGTCTACGATGCGTGTTGCTGGTTTCGATCCAGACATGTCAGGGTCACTCGTGTGGCGCCAGCATCTGCCGGGGATCAACCTGTTCATCAAATTCGTCTGCGCTCATCAGTGCCAGTTCGAGCACCGCTTCACGCAGGCTGAGTTGCTTGTCGTCGGCAAATTTTGCCGCCTTCGCCGCCTGCTCATACCCTATCGCCGGACTGAGTGCCGTCACCAGCATCAGTGAGCGCGACACGTTGGCCTGCAATTGCTCCCGGTTCGCTTCCAGTCCGCGCAGACAGTGCTCTTCAAAACTGGCCATGGCGTCGTTCAACAGACCAATCGACTCCAGCACTGTATGTATGATGACCGGTTTAAACACATTCAACTGAAAATGCCCCTGACTGCCTGCCACACCAACGGTGGTCTGATTACCCATGACGCGCACGCAGACCATGGTCAATGCTTCTGCCTGAGTCGGATTAACTTTGCCAGGCATGATCGAACTGCCCGGTTCATTGGCGGGAATCCGAAGCTCTGCCAGACCGCAACGGGGCCCGCTGTTCATCAGCCGAATATCATTGGCTATCTTGAACAGGGCGGACGCCAGGGTATTGAGCCGGCCATGCAGATCCACCAGCGCTTCATGGCCGGCCAGCGCCATGAATTTGTTGCCCGCCGGGGTGAAGGCCGTGCCGGTCAGGGCGCTTATCCGCTCCACCACGGTTCTAGACCAGTCCGGATGCGTATTCAGCCCGGTGCCGACCGCGCTGCCTCCCAGGGCCAGTTGCTGCACTGACGGCAACGCCGCCAACAACTGATCCCGGGAAAACACCAGTTGCGCACTGAAGGCGGAGAATTCCTGTCCCAGGGTTATGGGTGTCGCATCCATCATATGAGTACGACCACTCTTGAGTACATCTTCGAAGTCAGCAACCCTGGCGTCAATGCATTCAATCAAAGTGCCCAGCGTCTGCAGCAGGCCATGGACGGCCTGTGCCGTGACCACATGCATGGTGGTCGGAAATACGTCGTTGGACGACTGTGACATGTTGACATGATCGTTGGGGTGCAGAAGCTCGTAGCTACCGCGATCAAAGCCAGCCAGCTCATTACCGCGATTGGCAATCACTTCATTCAGATTCATGTTGGTTTGTGTGCCACTGCCGGTTTGCCATACCGACAGCGGAAACTGATCGTCATGGCGCCCCTGAAGGATTTCATCACACGCACTGGCAATCAGTTCCGCATGCCTGTCCGGCATTTTCCCCAACGCATGATTGGCCTGGGCAGCCGCTTTTTTTACCAGCGCAAACGCGTGAATGAATTCGATGGAAAAGCGGTCCCGCCCTATCCTGAAGTTGTGCAGGGAGCGCTGAGTCTGCGCGCCCCAAAGCACATCATCGGTCAGTTCCACCTGACCCAGGCTGTCGTGTTCGGTTCTCATATTACCCCCCGACTCAGGACATCAGTTTTTCGGCAACAAATGGCATGATGCCGCCACTGTTGTAGTAGTGCACCTCTTCAGCAGTATCAAGGCGGCACAGCAGATCGACACGTTGCTCCGACTTGTCCTTGCTCTTTACCACCATGGTCACTGTCATACCCGTGGATATTTTTTCCAGACCTTCAAGGTCAATGGTTTCGCTACCATCAATCCCCAGAGTTTTGCGGTTTACATTGTCGGGGAACTGCAATGGCAATACCCCCATGCCTGCCAGGTTGGAGCGGTGAATACGCTCAAAACTCTCCGCCACAACCGCGTGAACGCCGAGCAACCGGGTGCCTTTGGCGGCCCAGTCCCGGCTTGACCCGGTTCCGTATTCCTTACCGGCAAGGACAACCAGCGGCGTGTTGTGTTCCTGATACTTCATCGCCGCGTCATAAATGCTCATTTGTTCGCCTTCAGGCATCAGACAGGTGACCCCGCCTTCAACATCCTTGAGCATCTCATTGCGAATACGGACGTTGGCAAAGGTGCCACGCATCATGACTTCATGATTACCCCGGCGCGAACCGTAGGAGTTGAAGTCTTCCTTGTTAATGCCTTTATCCAACAGATATCTGCCGGCGGGTGTCTGGGTGCCGATGGCGCCGGCCGGTGAGATGTGATCGGTGGTTACCGAGTCGCCCAGCAGCGCCAGAATTCTGCATCCGGTAATGTCTCCGCCCTCGGGTAACAGGTCAGGGGAGAAAAATGGCGGATTCTGAATGTAGGTCGAATCATCATTCCACTGGTAGGTCGCCCCTTCTGCTGTCGGCATCGCATTCCAGTCCTCGTTGCCACTGAACACATCGGCATAGTCTTTGGCGAACATGTCGCGACTGACGGTGGCCACGGCTTTGGCAATGGACTGGGTATCAGGCCAGAGGTCACGCAGATAGATGTCTTTGCCATCCTTACTGGTGCCCAGAGGCTCGCTACTCAGGTCGATATCGGTGGTACCTGCCAACGCATAGGCGACCACCAGCGGTGGGGATGCCAGCCAGTTTGCACGCACGCGAGGATGGATGCGACCTTCAAAATTGCGATTGCCGGACAGCACTGACGACACCGTCAGCTTGCCTTTGTCGACAGCCTCCTCAATCGCCGGGGGTAGCGGTCCGGAATTGCCGATACAGGTGGTGCAACCATAACCGACCAGGTGAAAGCCCAGCTCATCCAGGGCATCCTGCAAACCGGCTTTCTCCAGATAGTGCGTGACCACCTTGGAACCGGGCGCCAGTGAGGTTTTCACCCATGGTTTCACTTTCAGACCCAATGCCAGCGCCTTTTCCGCCAGCAGACCGGCAGCCATCATCACAGCCGGGTTTGAGGTATTGGTGCAGGAGGTGATCGCGGCAATGACCACTGCGCCGTCACTCAGCGACCAGTCTTCGCCGCTCACAGGCGCCGACTTTTTATTGTCATCCGGGAATTGTGCACGTGTTGCTTCACCCAGCTTGGGCAGGGGTACTCGATCCTGAGGTCGATGCGGGCCCGCCAGACAGGGTTCCACGGTGCTCAGATCCAGTTTTACCTCGCTGCTGTAAACAGCTGTGGGTTTATTGCTACGCCACAGCCCCTGGGCTTTGCTGTATTGCTCGGTCAGGG encodes:
- a CDS encoding NADPH:quinone oxidoreductase family protein produces the protein MKALLCKSYGPPENLSLEEVADLEPLPGEVIVDVYAASLNFPDTLQIQGKYQFQPPMPFSPGSEVGGIISAVGNDVTGFAVGDRVMATPSIGGMAEQVKVQPAGLRKIPDSMDFKTAAGFAMVYTTSYHALKQRANIQPGETLLVLGASGGVGMAAVELGKLMGARVIAAASSDEKLAFVNQAGPDELLNYSDGELKEKVKALTDGKGADVIYDPVGGDLFDQATRSINWNGRLLVVGFTSGRIPSYPANLALLKGSSMMGVFLGRFRKEEPEAYEQNFQELFDMYTAGKIKPIVTKSFAFDDYVAAFNVFRDRKVMGKVTFEIRTE
- a CDS encoding class I adenylate-forming enzyme family protein — protein: MLTAKQIEQDLAKLKEIVIKMRDPAGPLGVKTVTIDGIEQTVFANIPQNLRDIYRLGLNAADKDFLVYENERYTFAETLTIAENIAQALISQYSIQKGDRVAVCSRNYPEWCMAFMAVTMIGGIVVPMNSWWQSSELVYGLKDSGAKVLFADQERINQLQSGPADTNVQIIAIKPDSDTTAYPEFYALAESAAKAPKQDLDAITLAPEDEASIMYTSGSTGTPKGVLSTHRNVVNALYSWIFGKEATEVLRPELVETDPEFDPGILSNVPLFHVTGCHAQFLVSFVYLRKFVMMYKWNAEKALELIESERLSVLHGVPTMTWEVMHSPLFESTDLRSLRTVQSGGASRPPGHLSMMQKKFDAVVQPGLGYGLTETNAIGATITGAFYLAKPESTGRPTQPVTQIRIEDTDGNVLPDGETGEICIKGATIMKGYWQRPEETAEAIKDGWFHTGDIGLLDEHGFLVIKDRAKDIVIRGGENVACAEVEYALSEHPDVFEAAVYGLPDERLGEIVGATVMIKPGATLSQADLQEFLRGHIAHYKVPSHIWLETEQLERIASGKIAKKILREQAIQRLHGA
- a CDS encoding peptidase produces the protein MTYCVAIAVDAGLVFCSDSRTNAGIDRVSTYSKMFRFGVDGQRQFVILSSGNLGTTQATISRVKRDIKERAMQSLLTVESISEAADYLGGISRTVQEKHDAHGTGFEASFVIGGQIAGKKHRIMMVYPEGNHITSSHDTPYLQIGESKYGKPILDRILTRDLNLDTCALCALVSMDSTMRSNLSVGPPIEMLVYRTDTLTLDTPLRFDEDSEFLREVKRSWDQRLKDAFRQMPPFAWAAAWDKNPGRAVNYNDDQD
- the htpX gene encoding protease HtpX, with the translated sequence MKRIALFLMTNLAIVLVLSLVLRLLGVERILDESGSGLDLNALLIFSAVIGFGGSFISLAMSKWIAKRSTNAQVITQPGNATEQWLLSTVADQAKRAGIGMPEVAIFPSPDVNAFATGASKNSSMVAVSSGLLAKMTKQEAEAVLAHEISHVANGDMVTLALIQGVVNTFVIFLSRVIGHVVDRVVFKTEQGHGPAFWITSIVAQLVLGILASTIVMWFSRQREYRADAGGAALAGRQNMIAALERLKAGQPNHLPDELVAFGINNKARDTFSKLFMTHPPLTERIARLKEAR
- a CDS encoding flavohemoglobin expression-modulating QEGLA motif protein produces the protein MSLADYQQRVKTLSDQLIELQRPIRILDAIKWPATAQAQFLASNGSKLPDVDQAYYHRIKLDFDPMVLRDRFLMLRREVQRTLGRKDGLGGILTDTIDQYLLVIELLRTRGTVDFGRHSRALYGSARDHLRGDRKSLRQLGEKLCEIFSLPAAEHLSRPYSNHISAPAAVEILQQRLGNYFQPGDIRVILSDGIVSDAAAGGDYIKINQDSEFTEFDLQVLEVHEGWVHVGTTLNGRKQPWASWLSVGSPRVTACQEGLAVLMETLTFSSYPRRALKVSDRVVAVDMAEQGADFVEVYRFFTERGMAAKDAYKITQRVFRGGTVRGGSVFTKDLSYLRGFVENVNFIRSAIQSGVPEILPMLFVGKVTLDDIPTLYQHYLEGTISGPHYIPAMFRDLNGLYVWFGFASGISVINMARVQKHFHSLFKDMPKVAPLYDKVIDTAVV
- a CDS encoding NAD-dependent succinate-semialdehyde dehydrogenase; the encoded protein is MSKISSINPYTGKTLSTYDTFDMTHLDSVLESIEDTQQSWQQTSLQSRSQALNDLAAQLRKQQTQLATLATEEMGKTLASAKAEVEKCAWACDYYAEQGPAMLVDEHLPEDDDNDDDLQRFVSYQPLGVVLAIMPWNFPYWQVFRFLAPALMAGNAAVLKHASNVPGCALAIEQLLIDAGLPENLMRTLLVPSDKAAALIEHPVVKAVTFTGSTDAGRKIAAGAGKALKKTVLELGGSDAYVVLEDADIELAVEKCVTSRLLNNGQSCIAAKRFIVHTARYGEFAEKMTAAMIKKQMGDPLAEDTDVGPQAREDLCKDLAAQVSESVRLGAVLMCGGEQNKTFYSPTVLGEVRPGMPAFDEELFGPVAALIRARSDDEAVSLANKSVFGLGAAVFSRDHERAKKIATEQLQAGACAVNDFVKSDPRMPFGGVKNSGYGRELGRFGIHEFVNIKSIVVNRDGGSAE
- the fumC gene encoding class II fumarate hydratase; the protein is MRTEHDSLGQVELTDDVLWGAQTQRSLHNFRIGRDRFSIEFIHAFALVKKAAAQANHALGKMPDRHAELIASACDEILQGRHDDQFPLSVWQTGSGTQTNMNLNEVIANRGNELAGFDRGSYELLHPNDHVNMSQSSNDVFPTTMHVVTAQAVHGLLQTLGTLIECIDARVADFEDVLKSGRTHMMDATPITLGQEFSAFSAQLVFSRDQLLAALPSVQQLALGGSAVGTGLNTHPDWSRTVVERISALTGTAFTPAGNKFMALAGHEALVDLHGRLNTLASALFKIANDIRLMNSGPRCGLAELRIPANEPGSSIMPGKVNPTQAEALTMVCVRVMGNQTTVGVAGSQGHFQLNVFKPVIIHTVLESIGLLNDAMASFEEHCLRGLEANREQLQANVSRSLMLVTALSPAIGYEQAAKAAKFADDKQLSLREAVLELALMSADEFDEQVDPRQMLAPHE
- the acnA gene encoding aconitate hydratase AcnA; the encoded protein is MTKDKSMADTRRNLSIGQKSFEYFSLPALTEAGYGSVEQLPVTLKILLENLLRHVDQGFATENDIKTLLAWPKTRSSDHEIAFMPARVLMQDFTGVPAVVDLAAMRDAVAKKGGDPDRVNPVNPVDLVIDHSVMVDRFASDSAYAENVRIEMERNRERYEFLRWGQKAFDNFRVVPPGTGICHQVNLEFLARCVWSNESNGKCQAYPDTLVGTDSHTTMVNGLAVLGWGVGGIEAEAAMLGQPLTMRIPEVVGVCLDGHLKEGVTATDLVLTVAEMLRKHGVVGKFVEFYGAGLDDLTLADRATIANMSPEYGATATFFAVDDETLRYLELTGRDEETIALTEQYSKAQGLWRSNKPTAVYSSEVKLDLSTVEPCLAGPHRPQDRVPLPKLGEATRAQFPDDNKKSAPVSGEDWSLSDGAVVIAAITSCTNTSNPAVMMAAGLLAEKALALGLKVKPWVKTSLAPGSKVVTHYLEKAGLQDALDELGFHLVGYGCTTCIGNSGPLPPAIEEAVDKGKLTVSSVLSGNRNFEGRIHPRVRANWLASPPLVVAYALAGTTDIDLSSEPLGTSKDGKDIYLRDLWPDTQSIAKAVATVSRDMFAKDYADVFSGNEDWNAMPTAEGATYQWNDDSTYIQNPPFFSPDLLPEGGDITGCRILALLGDSVTTDHISPAGAIGTQTPAGRYLLDKGINKEDFNSYGSRRGNHEVMMRGTFANVRIRNEMLKDVEGGVTCLMPEGEQMSIYDAAMKYQEHNTPLVVLAGKEYGTGSSRDWAAKGTRLLGVHAVVAESFERIHRSNLAGMGVLPLQFPDNVNRKTLGIDGSETIDLEGLEKISTGMTVTMVVKSKDKSEQRVDLLCRLDTAEEVHYYNSGGIMPFVAEKLMS